The proteins below are encoded in one region of Pleuronectes platessa chromosome 12, fPlePla1.1, whole genome shotgun sequence:
- the dnajc12 gene encoding dnaJ homolog subfamily C member 12 → MEAVLNCKPEDLEDYYGLLGCDELSSTEQILNEYKIRALACHPDKHLDSPRAVADFQKLQEAKEVLSNETKRKNYDLWKRSGVTISFHDWQALNDSVKTSMHWAVRHKKEPMLEAKAEKPVSPQAEDVHFEQDPAGVSSSDYCHRRFRWAADSPSSLLQKFRNYEI, encoded by the exons ATGGAGGCTGTGTTGAACTGCAAACCAGAGGACCTGGAGGATTACTACGGGTTACTGGGCTGCGATGAGCTGTCCTCG ACTGAACAAATTCTAAATGAATACAAGATCCGCGCCTTGGCGTGCCACCCAGACAAACACCTAGACAGCCCTAGAGCAG TGGCAGATTTCCAAAAACTACAAGAGGCCAAAGAGGTTTTATCCAATGAAACCAAAAGGAAGAACTATGACCTGTGGAAAAGAAGTGGGGTTACCATTTCATTCCACGACTGGCAAGCCTTGAATGACTCTGTGAAAACT TCAATGCACTGGGCTGTGAGACATAAGAAGGAACCGATGCTGGAGGCCAAAGCAGAAAAGCCTGTCTCTCCCCAAGCAGAGGACGTTCACTTTGAGCAGGACCCAGCAGGGGTCTCCTCAA GTGATTACTGCCATCGGCGTTTCCGCTGGGCTGCTGACTCTCCATCCAGTCTCCTGCAGAAGTTCAGAAATTATGAAATCTAA